The Urbifossiella limnaea genome has a window encoding:
- a CDS encoding response regulator, which translates to MTTAAPAILVVDDEPDACRNLADIFTDLGYRVDTAPDGPAALDLVRKFPYAVALLDFKMPGMDGLELYREIKRLRAGTVAIIVSAYTSLATRDAALGAGAWRVLSKPVDLPRLLGLVDEAVGQPLVLVVDDDPDLCATLWDLFRERGFRVCIAHDAADAAERMGTGPFKVVLIDMRLPAGDGSAVFRMVRESCPDAHTVLITGHREELGDLVHEVLRAGADAVCYKPFDVPGLLDTVGRLSRDEPAGGDSHA; encoded by the coding sequence ATGACGACCGCCGCACCGGCGATTCTCGTGGTGGACGACGAGCCGGACGCCTGCCGGAACCTCGCCGACATCTTCACCGACCTGGGGTACCGGGTGGACACGGCCCCCGACGGGCCGGCCGCCCTGGACCTCGTCCGGAAGTTCCCGTACGCCGTCGCCCTGCTCGACTTCAAGATGCCGGGGATGGACGGGCTGGAGCTGTACCGGGAGATCAAGCGGCTCCGGGCCGGCACGGTCGCCATCATCGTGTCGGCGTACACCAGCCTGGCCACCCGGGACGCGGCCCTCGGGGCGGGGGCGTGGCGGGTGCTGTCCAAGCCGGTCGATCTGCCGCGGCTCCTCGGGCTGGTGGACGAGGCCGTCGGGCAGCCGCTGGTCTTGGTGGTGGACGACGACCCGGACCTGTGCGCCACGCTCTGGGACCTGTTCCGCGAGCGCGGCTTCCGGGTCTGCATCGCCCACGACGCCGCGGACGCGGCCGAGCGGATGGGCACCGGGCCGTTCAAGGTGGTGCTGATCGACATGCGGCTCCCGGCCGGGGACGGGTCGGCCGTCTTCCGGATGGTCCGGGAGTCCTGCCCGGACGCGCACACGGTGCTCATCACCGGACACCGGGAGGAGCTCGGCGACCTGGTCCACGAGGTGCTCCGCGCGGGGGCCGACGCCGTCTGCTACAAGCCGTTCGACGTGCCCGGGCTGCTCGACACGGTCGGGCGGCTGAGCCGGGACGAGCCGGCCGGTGGGGATTCGCATGCTTGA
- a CDS encoding ATP-binding protein, translating to MLEPAPFTVLVVDDDPDTRANLRDILDLDRYPVVEAASVADALARDDWSRYGAVVLDRQLPDGTAEDLLPHLRRLAPDAAVVIVTGFDDLHGAVAAFRLGAADYVLKPVNADELRTRFGRLVEARRYRDALRESQEFARAVLDSLSAHIAVLDRAGAVVAVNAAWDAFARERQGDPDRCGVGANYLEVCRRASGPFAEEAPVVAAGIRDVLAGVLPRFVLEYPCDFVDQKMWFAMIVTPLGPDRRGVVVSHLDISDRKRAEEDLRAKSEELRATTQQLWQAARLAGVGELAASLAHELNNPLATVHLRVEGLLAKTPPGDPRRRPLEVVDQEVTRMAGLVGNLLGFSRAGRDQVSTVDVCEEVTRTAELAAQHLRKRQIRFQPEFTPAGQVIYADRQQLRQVFLNLFTNAADAMPSGGRLTVRVAPGTLPGGRAAVVVDVADTGSGIPPEHLTRVLDPFFTTKEEGKGTGLGLAICRRIVEQHNGALEIDSRVGAGTTVRVTLPVRPDTNVAPLRPA from the coding sequence ATGCTTGAGCCCGCCCCGTTCACCGTCCTGGTGGTGGACGACGACCCGGACACCCGGGCCAACCTCCGCGACATCCTCGACCTCGACCGGTACCCGGTGGTCGAAGCCGCGTCGGTCGCCGACGCCCTGGCCCGCGACGACTGGAGCCGGTACGGGGCGGTGGTCCTCGACCGGCAACTCCCCGACGGGACCGCCGAGGACCTGCTCCCCCACCTCCGGCGGCTCGCCCCGGACGCGGCGGTCGTGATCGTCACCGGGTTCGACGACCTCCACGGGGCGGTGGCGGCGTTCCGCCTGGGGGCGGCCGACTACGTCCTCAAGCCGGTGAACGCGGACGAACTCCGCACCCGGTTCGGGCGGCTGGTCGAGGCCCGGCGGTACCGGGACGCGTTGCGGGAGAGCCAGGAGTTTGCCCGGGCCGTCCTCGACTCCCTCTCCGCACACATCGCCGTCCTCGACCGAGCCGGGGCGGTGGTGGCGGTGAACGCCGCCTGGGACGCGTTTGCCCGGGAGCGGCAGGGGGACCCGGACCGGTGCGGGGTCGGGGCCAACTACCTGGAGGTCTGCCGGCGGGCGTCCGGGCCGTTCGCGGAGGAGGCACCGGTCGTCGCGGCGGGCATCCGCGACGTCCTCGCCGGGGTCCTGCCCCGGTTCGTCCTCGAATACCCGTGCGACTTCGTGGACCAGAAGATGTGGTTCGCGATGATCGTCACCCCACTCGGCCCCGACCGCCGGGGGGTCGTGGTGTCCCACCTGGACATCAGCGACCGGAAGCGGGCCGAGGAGGACCTGCGCGCGAAATCCGAGGAGCTCCGGGCCACGACCCAGCAGTTGTGGCAGGCGGCCCGGCTGGCCGGGGTCGGCGAACTCGCCGCCAGCCTGGCCCACGAGTTGAACAACCCGCTCGCCACCGTCCACCTTCGGGTCGAGGGGCTGCTGGCGAAAACGCCGCCGGGCGACCCCCGCCGGCGGCCGCTCGAGGTCGTGGACCAGGAGGTCACCCGGATGGCGGGTCTGGTGGGCAACCTGCTCGGGTTCAGCCGGGCCGGGCGGGACCAGGTTTCCACCGTGGACGTGTGCGAGGAGGTCACCCGGACGGCCGAGTTGGCCGCCCAACACCTGCGGAAGCGGCAGATCCGGTTCCAGCCCGAGTTCACCCCGGCGGGGCAGGTCATTTACGCCGACCGGCAGCAACTCCGGCAGGTGTTCCTGAACCTGTTCACCAACGCCGCCGACGCCATGCCCTCCGGCGGCCGGCTGACCGTACGGGTCGCCCCCGGGACGCTGCCGGGCGGGCGGGCGGCCGTGGTTGTGGACGTGGCCGACACCGGGTCGGGCATCCCGCCGGAGCACCTAACCCGGGTGCTCGACCCGTTCTTCACGACGAAGGAGGAGGGGAAGGGGACCGGGCTGGGTCTGGCCATCTGCCGGCGGATCGTCGAGCAGCACAACGGCGCCCTGGAGATCGACAGCCGGGTCGGCGCGGGGACCACCGTCCGGGTCACCCTGCCGGTCCGCCCGGACACGAACGTGGCACCCCTCCGGCCCGCCTGA